DNA from Streptomyces sp. NBC_00536:
CGCTTCCCGGTTGGCCTGCCGGTCCGGGCTGCGCCGGGATGGGCGGGGTCTGGCTGTCGACCGTCGTGACCGTGGCGTTCGTCATGGGCTTGGGTCTCGCTTCCAGGAGTAGGAGACGGGGGAACCGGGCAGGCGGTCAGCGTCCGCGGGGATCGGGGAACGCAAGGACGTGAAGCCGAGTGGTGAGGTGCCAGCGGTGGGCCGCGACGGCGTCCGCGAGGACGCGCGTGGTCGCGATGACCGCCTCGGGTGTGGCGCCCTCTGGCATGACCCACACCGGTACGAGGTCGTACGCGCTGACGAGCTCGGCGATCCGGTCGAGGTCCGACACCGAGCTGGCGACGAACTTGAACACGGCTCGCCCGGAGGCGGCGAAAGCCTGGAGGGCGGCCGGCCTGATGCTCTTTTCTTCGGCTACGCCGAAGCTGTCGAGCTTGGGGGAGACGTTGAACTGGACTCCGTAGACGACCAGTTCCGGGAGCGGTGCGAGAGTACCGTTCGTCTCGAACTCCACCCGTTTGCCGGCCGCGAGCAGGCCCTGGACGAGGGGAATCAGCTTCCGCTGCTGGATCAGCGGCTCGCCGCCGGTGATCACGACGAGTTCGACCGGCGAGGAGGTGGCCCAGGCGAGCAGGTCCGCCACCGTGTGGCTCGTGGACTCCTTGCGGGGGTCGAACTGACTCCAGTCCCAGGTTTCCTTCGTGTCGCAGCGAGTGCACGTCAGGTTGCATCGGGACAGCCGGATGAACAGGGCCGGGTGCCCGCAGCTGGGCCCCTCGCCCTGAAACGTGGGCTGCTCGATGCCGAAGCGCTCGGCAACAATGAGCCGCACGTCTTCTTCGGCTGCGACGAGCGGCAGCGGTGCCGCTTCGGGAGGCATCAGGCTTCCACCAGGTCGAAGCGGGCCCAGCTGCGCGCGGTCTCGCGGACGCGGACGGCCACGAGCTTGCCGGGGATGCCCGGCTGAACGTTCTGGACGAACCAGCCGGCCAGGAACCGGGCCAGGAGTTCGGAGGTCGGCTCGAAGGGGAGGACCTCGTGGAGGTTCTGGTGCTCCAGCTCGGTGTCCAAGAACCTCTTGAAGGGGGCGAGGTCTGCGAAGTCGGTCACGAAGCCCGGCCCGTTCAGGGAGGACCCGGTGAGGATGACCTCCACCTGGTAGCTGTGCCCGTGCTGCCGGTTGCACTTGTGGTCGGGCGGGAGACTGGGCAGCCGGTGGCCGGCCTCGAAGTCGAAGGTCTTGCCGATGGTGAACGTGCCGGCCGGAATAGGTACGGGGCTGATCATTGGACCCCCTGGGAATCGACAATTAGAGCGATCGGAGAACACTGCCCATGGGCAGTGGAGGGAAGCGTTCGAATCTGGCCCGCTCTCGGCCGGGCTGTCGTGGAGCACCGGCCAAGAGCGGGGGCTCGGGACCACCGAGATCGTGGTCAGGCGGGTACCGTCTCGGCAGCGAGCTTGGAGAGATCGACCGTGGTGCAACCGTGGAGGGAGATCACGGTGCGCGCCGCGAGCGTCCAGCGCAGGCGGGCCTCCTCGGTGTACGAGACGAAGGTGAGCTCGTCGCCCTCGATGGGGCGGATGGTCTTCGCGTCGTACTCAATCCCCGCAACACCCCACAGCGGGCAGTGCTCCACGAGCGCCGCGGTGTGGCCACGCTGGAGGTGGCGGCAGTGCTGGACGGACTCCAGGGCGCACGAGACGTGGATCGGAGGGCTGAGAGTGGTCTCGTTCTCCTGGATCGGTTCACCGTCCTTCGCCGCGAGAAGGAACAGGTGCCGCTCGTCGGACCCTCGGCAGCCGATGGTCGACTCGCCGCACACCTGGCACAGCATGTGGGCGATGGCCTGCCGCTGCCGGAGGGCGTGTACCCCCGCGAGCTCGGGCCGGCCCCATCCGGGGGTGGCGGACGTCCGGACCCACAGCACCCCGTCCCTGCGGTCGATGGGGTGCTCGTCCTCGTACCCGATACCCTGGCCGCCGACCCCCTCCCGGCGAACGATCCGGCCGGGTCGGGACTTCTCCTCCGACCAGGGAGCCACGAACGGGACACGGAAGCCCTTCCAGTACAGCTGCCTGCGCGGGCTCACGCTGCAACCTTCCTGGCGACCGGCCTGTGAGGCGCCACGATCTGGCCGTCCGGCAGGAGTTCACCGGTGTCCTCGAAGGACAGGACGCCGTTGCACAGCAGACTCCAGCCCTGCTCCGGGCGGTGCGCCACTAGGCGCGCGGCCTCCCGGTCGGATGCCTCTGCCGCGGGGCAGGGCGGTACGTGCTGGCACATGCTGGGCGTCCTCTCGAAGGGTGTTGTTGCGGTCCAGGAGGTTCAGAAGGCGGGTGAGGGCCGGCGGCCGGGGTCTCTCTTGGCGGCGATGACCATGGCGATGGCGCTGTGCCGGTAGCCGTAGAACTGGCCCAGCGTGGGATCGTCGGCCAGCGGCGCTTGGCCGCCCCACTCGACTACCTGGCAGGTGCTCGGGGTCAGGGCGTGGCGGATGCGCAGGTCCGGGAACCCCGGAACTTCCGCCAGAAGGTCACGCACGGCCAGCGCTACGCCGCGGTGATGCACGGCGTAGAACCCGCCACGCCGCGTCCTGCTGACGGGGACGGCGAGCATCGGAATGCGGAACAGGCAGATGGCGACGCCTTGATCGACAAGCTCGGGCTCGGCGAGCCGAAGCCGGTGCCATTCGTAGTCGACGGCTTCGACCGGCGGGAGGAGAGTGACGGACAGCGGCTGTCCAACGGTGTTCTCGGTCGTCGTCATGCGGCACCCGCCTGAGGCGAGCCATCGAGAAGGAGATCGAGCACGTCCTCGGTGACCAGGGCGAGACGACGTAAGTGCGCGATGGGCGTCACGTTTGCAGGGGCGTCTTCCGCGCGGAGCTCCCGTGCTCGCTCGACCAGCGTCTCGGTCTTGCTGCCGGGCCGGTAGCGAATCCGGTCCACCACCACCGCCACCAGCTGCATGAGGACGCCACGGAACCGTTCGGTCAACTCCTCGATCTCGACGTCACCCGGGCGGGCGTCGGCCCCCAGCACCTGGTCGAGCAGGTCGTACAGGGGCTCCACCGGCTGCCCCGCACGCAGGATCTCCGCCATGCGTGCCAGCTCGTCATCGGTCTGGCGAGGCACCCAGTCAATGCCCTTGACCTTCGGACTCGTGCGGTCAGGTGTGCGCCGCGGGAACTGCTGGACCGGGCTGGCTACCGTTTCGGGTTCCATGGGTCGGTCCTTCGCGAGAGGGGACGTTGCGGAGGTCGACCTCCGGTCCCGGACCTCCAGTCGACGTGATCAGTGAACTCCCGTGTGCGGAGGGTGACCAGGTGTGGTCAAGGTTCAATGCGTACAACGCGTACAACCGACAACCCGCGCACCAAGCAGTAGCGTTGGGCCATGGACCGGGCGCGAAACGAGAAGTTGGCGCGAGTCATCGCACGCGCCGAGCTGAGCTATGAAGCAGTCGCCAAAGGGGTACAGGCCGTGGCAAATGCCTCTGGCAACAGCACCCTCCGTACCAGCAAGGGGACCGTCGGGTTCTGGGTCGGCGGCAAGCAGCCCAATCCGACGACGGCTCGGTACCTGTGCGAGTTCCTGTCGAGGAAGGTCGGCCAACCGCTAACCCTGCACGATCTCGGGTTCGATTCAGCTGATGCCCATTCCGGTGAAGCCAACTTGGGGCTTACCGTCGAAGACGACCCAGTGGAGACGCTGGGGCGGATTGGGAGAGCTGACATCGAGCGACGAGATTTCTTGACGCGAGCCGCGTACTCCGTGGCCGCCGCCGCCTTGCCCCTCGGCGTAGCCAGCGAGGCGCAGGCGCGCACCGCCCGCGCGATTGCTGGGGGCGTGGCGGGAGCAGCTGAAGTTGCGGCCGTCCGTGACATGGTGGCCATGTTCACGGCCATCGATGAGCGCCATGGTGGACAGCACGGCCGCAGCACCGTTGTTCAGTACCTCACCGACGACGTGCGACGCCTGTGCCAATCGCGGTTCGAGAGCGACGAACTACGCAAGGAGATGTTCTCCGCCGCCGGATCGCTCGCCTACCTCGCCGGATGGAAGGCGTACGACGCCAGCGAGCATGGGCTCGCCCAGCGCTACTACCTTCAGGCGCTCAGCCTCGCACGCCGTGCAGAGAACCAGGCAGACCAGGCATATGTCCTGCGGATCCTCGCCCACCACGGGATGGACAACGGGCGGCCAGAACACGTCCTCGGACTCGCCGACACTGCTCTGGAACTGAGCCGCGGGGTAGACCCGGCCACCGAGTCCCTGTTCGTCATCTGCCGGGCGCGTGCCCTTGCTGAGTCCGGCCGGCACGTCGAGGCGCGAAGAGAGGCCGAACGGGCCCGTGAACTCGCGCTGCGGGGAGAGACCGGCGAGATGGTGGGCTGGGCGACCATGTGGGGAATGCCCCTCGCAACCGTAGATTCCCACACGGCCAAGATCTGTACCCGGCTGGGCGACCACGCCGCCGCCGAAGCCCACCACGCCGGTGCGCGTAAGCGCTACGCCTCCACCGAACACCAGCGCATCGCTGCCCTGTCAGCCGCTGCCGAGGGTGGTGCCCAGCTCAAGCAGGGACAGATCGAAGCGGCGTGCGCGACCTGGGACAGGGCACTCGACACCATGACCGGCATCCGATCATCCCGAACCGTCAAGTCCGTACGCTCCATGCGCACCGACCTCGCACCGTTCCGGGCGCGTGGCGCCCGCTCGGCACTTGAGCTGGACGAGCGGGCTCGCACGTGGCTACGCCAGGCGGTCTAACCGTTCGGCAGCCGAGTGGTGCAAGGGCAGCCGCGGTTGATGGTTACTGTCCAGTGCTGTTACCGGCCTGCGGTTCCGTGGGAACGGCGGCATGCCGGGCCTCAGCGACGGCTGCGTGGGCCGGGCCGCCGTACAGCGGCACGTTGGCGAGCGGGTCCCGGGCACCGCGGCCGTGCCGGCGGTCGTACCGCGTATCGGCGGTGTGCGACTCCTCATGCCACCGGCCTGCGATGTTGCGGTCGAGCAGGGGGACACCAGCCTCGATCATGTCGGTGTTGGCGCCAGCCCGCCATCCGTGGGACGTGACCTTCTTCCCGTCGATGTACGGGACGCCGGCGCGCTCGGCGAGCTCCTGGAGCCGGGCGTCCAGGGACCCGGGCCGCATGCGGACTCCCCGTTCGCGGTCGGCCGGGTACTTCCGCAGCGCGCCCTTGACGGTGAGGGCGCGGAAAACCGGCAGGTGCGCTGCATCGGCATCCAGTTCCCGAAGGACACCCAACCAGGCACGGGCCCGCCGCACCAACTGGAGGTCTTCCCGATCTTCGAGAAACCGGCCGGAGCCCTTGCCGGACTGGTCAGTCTTCGACGTGGCGGTGACGACGTGCAGGCCGGTGTCGTAGACCTTGATGCGCCCACGGAGCAGGTCGGTGAGTTCGGACTCCCGGTGGAGGTTGCAGTAGGCGAGCGCGGCCAGGAAGGCGTCCCGCTTGCCGATGTTCGTGGACTCGTCGATCGCGGCGATGATGCGCAGGTTGTACTCGATCGTGACGGCCGGGGCCCGCCTGACCTCGCCGCCGGCCTTGGCCCACTCCTTCCTCCAGACGCGCAGGCGACCCTTGAACCGGCTCGGATCGGGACGGAGGTCGACGGGTTGCCAGTTCCAGATCCGGGACATGAACTGCCCGACGCTGTCGGGCTTGTACTCGCCCGCCTTGCCCCTGCGGATCAGGTGCAGGCCGTAGGAGGTGTACGTCGCGGTCGTGCAGGGATGCGCGAGCCGGGGCGGCTCCTGGGCTGCGCACCACGCCTCGAAGGCCTTGGTGGTGGAGTCGCGATTGGTGATGGTGTTCTGGGCGAGGTCGGGCTCCTCCAGGTCGGCGATGTCCTCCTCGGACAGTCGGAAGTCCTCGTCCCTCCAGGCCGGCTGTTCGTCGGCCAGCGGAGGGAGCTGCCCGGGGCCGAGCATCGTGTGCTGCGTGACCACGTACCGCGGGCTCGGCCGGTCGGCCAGCGGTCGGACGACGATGTCGCCTTCGACCAGCTCGGCATTGATGACCTCCACGTCCGTGCTCATGGCGCCTCCGGGGTGCGTACAGGGTGGTCGGGGTGGTCGTGGAACGGCTCCGCAAACTGGCGGACGATGGCGAGGAGCTGAGGGGGGATCGCGGTGCCGAGGACCTCGCAGTAGTCGAGGAGCTGTTCCTTCGCGTCCAGGTCTTCGAGGACGCGGCCGGGCTGGTGGCTGAGGATGTGGCGGGTGAGCTCATGGTCGGCCTTGACGCCGCGGCCGGTCAGGACGGAGACGACGAGCCGGCCAGCCGCCTCGACGCCGAAGCGCCGGGCGCCGGGCTCGGTCGGGTCCCACCAACCGTCGGCGGCCGCCGCGTGGGCAAGACGCTTCTCCTCCTCAACTCGGGCACGGAGAAAGGCGATCCAGCCCACGGGCGACGTCACGGTTTCGCTCTCCATCTTCCGAACTTCAGTCACTTCAGTCACTGTCTGGCCGTCACGGGCGGATGCCGCAGCTCTCCAGGAAGTCTTCGTCATACACGCGGCCCGCAGCCTCGTACAGCCAGCTGCTCCACTGCTCAGTGGTCCGGATGGTGCCCTCCAGGGCGGCCGCTACGAACACCCGCTCGGTGAGGTTCGCAGCCTTCTCCGGGTTGCCGGTGCGCCCGGTCAGGAGCCCCAGGATCGGCCCGTAGGCCATCTCGAACAGCTGCTCCAGGTGAGAGCGCAGCGCGTCGCGCTCAGGGGTGACGCCAGACATCAGTGACTCCCGTCCGACGCATCCGCCGGAGCGCCGCCGGGGAAGTCCGGGTGCCGCTCCCAGCGGTCCGCCTCGTTGCGCATCCACTCCAGCTTGCGCACTGCGCCGACGATGTCCGCATGCTCCAGGAACGCCTCGGCGGCCCCCATTGCGTACCCCAGGGACTCGTGGAAGAGCGGATTCACGACCGGTGTCTCTGCCGCCCGCGCTCTCAAGAAGCCGTGCCAGAGGCCCAGTTGGGCGATCATCTCGGCATGGGCGTCGATGCTCGGGCCCGTGGGCGGTGAGACCGGCGGGGGAGTGGCGGGAGCCGTCGTCGGCTCCGGCCGCTCGCCGCGGGGGCTGTATCCGCGCGTGTGCGTCACGAGCGGTCCCCCGGCTTGACTGCGCCGTCGACCGAGGAGTCGGCGGCCGGGCCGGTGGGCTCCACGGCGATACCCTCGGTGCCGGCGGTGGAGGTCTTGCCGGTGCCGCCGCGGGTGACCCACCCGTTGATGCTCGGCTGCGGGTCGAAGTCGATCGTCAGCGGCACGTGCCGCGCGGCGGCCGCGAACGACGCCGACCACTGCTCGGTGTCGGCCGGTTCCGGCAGGCTGTTCGGCACCGGCTTCATGATCGCGTACACCTGCTCGGGGCGCTCGACGTGCCCGAGGTGGCTCAGCCGGTCGCCCGGGGATACCGGTTGCTGCTGTCGCGCGATGCGCCCGTCGCGCTGCTCCGGCTCGGCCGGTCGCCAGGTCGCCAGCGGGTGCTCCCACTCGCTCGCCCGGTCGGCGCTCATGCCCCTGCCCCGCGACTGCTCTCCGCCGTCATGCTCACCCTGGCCGTGCTCGTTCTCGGTCACGCGTTCCCCGCCCCAGTAGGTACCGGTTATTCAAAATAGAATAACCGGTAAGGCGAACCTAACCAGTCGTCAGGGCCCCTTCGAGGGCGCGGGAGTTCACTCAGAGGGGTGTTCTCGGCCGCGCGAAGTGATTCACCCGCAGACCCACCCTATGATCTAGGTCTCTCACAGTTCACAGGGTGAGCTCTGTCGGAAGGAACGAGATGCCGATCACGATCAAAGGGTCACCGGAGTTCGAGGCGAAGCTGCTCGCCCTCGTCGCCGAACACCTGGACGGCCTGACCATCGAGCAGCACGCCGAGTGGACGGTGGAGCGCGCGGCCGCGTTCCACCGCCTGGCCACCCCCACCGCCCGCACGCTCATCAACGACGTCCTCGCGGGCGGCGGGTACCGGGCGGCCGCCGACCTGCGCGACATGGGCCGCGACCTCGCTGGGCCCTCCATCGCCCTGACCAAGACCCTCACCGCAGGCGCCCGCGACGGCCTGTGGCCGGCGAACATGCCCGCCCCCATCACCCCGGAGTACGACCGCGAGAAGCCCTCACACAAGAAGGTTCAGGGCTACCGGATGGACCCCGCCCTGGTCCCGCTGTTCACCACGGCGACGGAGGCGTGAGCATGCACGACGACGTCCTGGCCGTCCACGAATACGAGACGCAGCAGTTCACCCCCGCCGAGCTGGAGGCCATCGCCCGATACCGCGAGGCCACCGCCGGGATCCCCGACACGTTCGACGGCTTCGACCTCGCGCATGTGCACTGGCACGTCAGCGAGTTCGGGCCCACTCAGACGTACCCGATGATCCGATCCCTCGCGACGACACTGGGGAACTGGTACCTCGCGCTCGACGCCGCGATCGGCGACCTGCTGACCTGCACGACGGAGTCCAGCACGTACAGCACGGCGGCCGCACGCTTCCTGAAGGCCGAAAGCGAGACCTACCACCAGGTCCGGCAGGACTTCGAGCACACCGTCACCGTCTGGTCCCTCG
Protein-coding regions in this window:
- a CDS encoding DUF6221 family protein, producing the protein MTSPVGWIAFLRARVEEEKRLAHAAAADGWWDPTEPGARRFGVEAAGRLVVSVLTGRGVKADHELTRHILSHQPGRVLEDLDAKEQLLDYCEVLGTAIPPQLLAIVRQFAEPFHDHPDHPVRTPEAP
- a CDS encoding DUF6415 family natural product biosynthesis protein, whose translation is MEPETVASPVQQFPRRTPDRTSPKVKGIDWVPRQTDDELARMAEILRAGQPVEPLYDLLDQVLGADARPGDVEIEELTERFRGVLMQLVAVVVDRIRYRPGSKTETLVERARELRAEDAPANVTPIAHLRRLALVTEDVLDLLLDGSPQAGAA
- a CDS encoding 7-carboxy-7-deazaguanine synthase QueE, yielding MPPEAAPLPLVAAEEDVRLIVAERFGIEQPTFQGEGPSCGHPALFIRLSRCNLTCTRCDTKETWDWSQFDPRKESTSHTVADLLAWATSSPVELVVITGGEPLIQQRKLIPLVQGLLAAGKRVEFETNGTLAPLPELVVYGVQFNVSPKLDSFGVAEEKSIRPAALQAFAASGRAVFKFVASSVSDLDRIAELVSAYDLVPVWVMPEGATPEAVIATTRVLADAVAAHRWHLTTRLHVLAFPDPRGR
- a CDS encoding 6-carboxytetrahydropterin synthase produces the protein MISPVPIPAGTFTIGKTFDFEAGHRLPSLPPDHKCNRQHGHSYQVEVILTGSSLNGPGFVTDFADLAPFKRFLDTELEHQNLHEVLPFEPTSELLARFLAGWFVQNVQPGIPGKLVAVRVRETARSWARFDLVEA
- a CDS encoding DUF6302 family protein encodes the protein MTTTENTVGQPLSVTLLPPVEAVDYEWHRLRLAEPELVDQGVAICLFRIPMLAVPVSRTRRGGFYAVHHRGVALAVRDLLAEVPGFPDLRIRHALTPSTCQVVEWGGQAPLADDPTLGQFYGYRHSAIAMVIAAKRDPGRRPSPAF
- a CDS encoding DUF5999 family protein, giving the protein MCQHVPPCPAAEASDREAARLVAHRPEQGWSLLCNGVLSFEDTGELLPDGQIVAPHRPVARKVAA